CTCTTCCCCGAAGACGGCTACGTCTCGGGCCTGCACTGCCGCCTCTCGTGGGAGGGCGGCCGCCTCATGCTGACCGACCTCGGGAGCTCCAACGGCTCGTTCCTCCGCCTGCGCGAAGAGACGGACATCAAGAGCGGCGACGTCCTCTTGATGGGCCAGCAGCTGTTCCGCGTGGCGGTCTGAGGATGGCGGCCGGGGGGACGCCGAAGACGATCCGCGTCGTCGCGGCGGTCCTCGAGCGCGACGGCAAGTACCTCATCACGCAGCGCCGCGCGACCGCGGTACTCCCGCTCATGTGGGAGTTCCCGGGCGGTCGCGTCGAGGCGGACGAGACCGATCAGCAAGCGCTCGAGCGCGAGCTCCGGCATCGCCTCGGCGCGTCGATCGCGGTCGGGAAGCTGATCTCCTTCGTCAGCCACCCGTACGAGCACTACGTCGTCGACCTCTTCCTCTACGAGTGCACGCTCACGTCCGAGTCGCTCGAAGCGCTCGCGGTGAACGCGTACAAATGGGTCGCGAGCGGCGACTTCGATCAGTACCCGTTCACGCCCGCCGACGAGGCAAGCATGAACAAGCTGCTCGGCGTCTGAGCGCGCCTCACGTCTCGACGATCGGCCCGAGCGCGAGGACGCGTTCGCCCGCGAGCTCGAGGAGGACGCGCTCGCGCGGAGGGAGGAGCGCGGCGAGCGCGGCGGCGG
The Labilithrix sp. DNA segment above includes these coding regions:
- a CDS encoding (deoxy)nucleoside triphosphate pyrophosphohydrolase; protein product: MAAGGTPKTIRVVAAVLERDGKYLITQRRATAVLPLMWEFPGGRVEADETDQQALERELRHRLGASIAVGKLISFVSHPYEHYVVDLFLYECTLTSESLEALAVNAYKWVASGDFDQYPFTPADEASMNKLLGV